The Spirochaetaceae bacterium region CTTTCACCTTTCATCTTTCAGTTACCACTACTCAATTATGGGTTACTGTTTTTTCACTTGAGGAGAAAGTTTAATTTTTTTGATATTTTTTAAGGTTGGTTTGATAGGATAAAATTGCTAGACTAGCTAGCCATCTATAAATACTGTTGAGACTATAAAGGGATAGTTACCCTACTTATCACCTATCTTTACTTTTGTGGCTAAATAGCTTATATTAAAGATGTTTTAACAAACAAAACCAAAGACGCTTAAATAAGTTATTACCTAATTAATAGGCTAAGGTCGCTATAAATAGCTCTTTAAGCCGATTTATTAAAGTAGTTGTAGGAGTAATTATGGACGAAAACTCGTTTGATAACCTAGTTAAAGATATATCAGTTGAAGAACGCAAAGACCTTTCGGAGAAAATCGGCGAAAGCCTTAGTTTAAGCGAGCCGGTTATCCCTAAGGCTTTTTATTGCGATAAAGCTATCGTAAGTAACACCAGCCAAGCCGCCGAAATAAACCGGTTTTTACGGCAAGAATATGCTAAGTTTCGCTTCTTTAAACGTTTAGCCATTGGTTTTCAGGTTACTTTTTTAAAAAAAGATAAACAATTAATGATTATGCAGGCCGTTTTAGATAATTTACGCCGGCATATAGAAGAAGGCGGTTATTTTGTCGATTTTGATAGTAATAACTTTACCGCTAAATTTGCCAAAGAACTTTATCAGCTATCTAACCTTTGTCGGCCGCTTAGGGCCGCCTTTATTAAAATTTGGCGCGATAACGCCACCCTTAATTTAGTGCTAAGCAATTTTTTACAAAGCAGCAAAGAAGAAAGCCTTAACCGTTTTACCGTTTACACCTTTGCCACCAACGAACAGCTATTAGAGGCTTATTCTAAAAGCAACGATATTAACGATGTACGCAAAGTTATTTTACGCGGTATTAAAAATTATACCGATAGTATACCCGAATCGCATTTTAAAACTATCCGTAAAAATATTCTGCCTTTTTATTATGTTCAAAGGTTAATTACCTTTAATTACAACGATATTTTTGCTTTATTCGGCACAAAAGTTAGCGGCATAAACGAAAACGAACACCCGCATTTTAACCCCGCCCCTATCAGTATGGCTTTTAATAATGTCATCAAATTTAACTACTATTTAGTTATGGCTACCAACTTACAATTTACTAAAGAGATAGCCTCTACCCTTTTTAGGGCTTATTTCGTAAGCGAAGGTTATCCCGAAGACGAACTGCACACTTTAATAGAAGAAAAAATAAAGCAATTGGATACGCTTAGTAAAGGTATCGCTAAATTTAACGGCCGGGTTTACCTTAACGATATAATTGCTTACTACCAAAGTAATCCTCTTTATAAAACCGTGATTGAACCCGTACGGCTCGATTTAAAACAGTTTTATAATAATTCGCTAAAGTTAATGGTGTTTGATAATTTTAACGATATAATACAGGAACTAAGGCTAGCTTTTATCGACCAAGAGGTGGTAACCATCTTTAAAAACAAACCGTTGACGACCCTTAATTACTATGTATCTTTAAATGACGAAAATTGGCCTAAAGATAAATACCCTCAATTTAAACATGGCAAAAGTTTAATGCTTATGTACAATTTTTTAAAAGATTGGTACAAAAGTAACTTATTAATTGTAACCAACTTAATTAGCGCCACAGTTTTAGCTAAAGCCCCAGCTTTACAAGGTAAAATAAACGAATTTAAAATTAAATTTAGTGCGGTAGAGGATAAAATTAAACGGTTTGATAACAGCTTAGCCCCCGAAACCGAAGCCGGCCAAAGCTTAACTACCTTTAAAAGAGATATAAACGAAGGAACGGCCTCGCCCAAATTATTTAGAGCCTTTATTAACCAGCGCGATACCGAAGCCTACGAACTATTTCTAGAGGCCTTAGCTATTTTTGATGAATTTAGTAGGTTTACCGTTGCTAAGGTAACTAAATCGCCCACAGAATCGGTGCGTATGGCCTTAACCGGCTTTTATGCCGGCTTGTCGCGCGAGTTTCCGTTAGGCGAGGTTATTAACAACAACTTAACTACCATAAATAATTTTACGCAAATGTGTAAAGAGCTTATTGCCTACGAAAGTATCGATGAAAAAGCTTCTTAGTTTATTTTTATTAATCTTATCGTCTTTTGCTTATGGCCTTACAGCAGATGAGTGGCAAAGTTTAAGGGCGCACGAAAACCGTGCCGAAGGCTCTCCCGGCGAAGTTTACACGCTGGCCGTCATTAGGGCGGTGGCTAACCGCCTTAACCTGCATGTAAATGAACGCCGTTTTACCGAGCTGGATAACTTTTTTTCTTACTCGGCTAACCTCGAAATTTATATTACCGGTCTATCGGCCGACGAAGTTATTTATGCCGTACCGCTCAACAATCCTACGGCCTCGCTGGCGCCGGCGCTTATTTTATTGCAAGAGATGGCCGGCGGCGAAACACCTGTGGTAGGGGCACGCTTTTTATTTTTAGGGGCTGAAAAAGGCGATCAAGCAGCTTACCCCATAGGCAGCCGGCAATTTTTACAAAGTTATGCCCCCTTTGGTACAAGTGCCGTCATCTATCTCGATTTATTAAGCCCCAGCTTGCCTATTAATTTAGCCGCTCAAGGCAACTATATTACCCCTTTATGGGCTTTATATTTAGCCCGCCAAGCCTTAAGTAATGCCGGCCTAAATTTTACCTTACCCAATAACCGGTTAGCTGCTATCCGCAGCAATTTTTTTACCGATAACCATATAATTGATAACTACCATAATTTAAATTATAGTGCGGTACTCTTAAGCACCGCCCTTAATGCAAATATAACCGAAGCAGCCCATGAAGAAGAATGGGCCGCCAATTTAGCTTTAGCTTTATACCGGCAGCATTTAAGCCTAAACGAAGTAAACACCCGGCGCGATATTAACTACCTATTAGCCGCTAACTTTTTTATTAGTGAAACCGTTTATATCTTTATTTATTTAGCCATTATTTTTATTATGCTTACTTTATTAAAACCTAGCCATTTTAAGGTAGGTTCGTACCTCAAAGCTACCATTAAGTATGGCGGCGAGTTTTTATTACTGTTTTTGCTTTTATTTATCTTTTTATTTTTGGCCACTTTTTTCATTAAAAATTTATTATTACTTAAACAAAGCGACGAGTTTTGGCGGCATCAGCCTTTATTGTTTATGGTGGTTAAGCTTGGGTTTGCCGTTTTCTTTACCAACACCAGCTTTAGGGTGGTACGTTTTTTAGGCTTAGCCAACTCGCCACGTCTTTATAATTCGGCGGCTTCGTTATTGGTTATCATTAATTTAATTATCTTTACCTTATGGAACATTACTTTCGGCCTTGTTTGGTTATGGATGGTGGTAACTTTGGCCATTTTTAACCGTGTAAAACACTCTAATTTAGCCGAACTGCTAATAGTTGTTTCTTATTTACCTTTAACTTATGTTTTTATCGTTTTTTTTATTACCCCGTTTTTTAATATCGCCGAGCCGCTGTTGTTTTCGCCTATTTGGGGTAATTTATTTATATCTTTAGTTATTTTTCCTAATTTACTTATGGCTTTAAGTATTTATCATAAGCAGCGCAGTTTGCAGAAGCGGCAGGCTTACCAAAACTTTTTTTCTTTTGTTTTTTTACCATTAGTAGTTATAGTAACTTTTTTGTTAATTTATAATTATGTTCCTTACTCCCGCGGCGAGCCGCAGCCTATCTTAGTTATTTTAGAAGAAGAGGTAAATATTAACCGCGCTACCCTGCGTTTATTAAGCCCCGAACCGCTGGGCAACATCGATATAACCATAGAAGACACCCACCTTCCACTGGTAAATTTAGGCCGCAGCGCCTTAATTAACTTAACTCCCAGCACCAACTTTAGCTTACAGGCCAGTAGCGCCCCTATACTTGGCCGTAACCAAACGCAAATTAATTTATATAGCAACCGTACACCCACACGTATCGAGCTGGAGTTAATTGCCGACCGGGCTTTAGGCTCTATCGATGCCAACTACCCCATTGCTATCGGCAGCTTAGCCGAAACCCCCAATATGGCCACCATCTTTATTGGTAAAAACCCGCCTATGCCTTTGCAGCTAAATTTAATCCACGAGCGCGGCCTTAACTTTACTTTACAAATTACCGCCTTTTTTGCCGATACTTTTGTAGAGGCCCCGCCGCGTTTTAATTTAACTAAAGAGCATCAAGTTAGCCAAACTTTGCCGGTTGTTATCAGCCATTAGCGGGCTAAAAAGACAGTTGCCCTTTAACCTTTATTTACTTATCTTTAAAAGATAAAGGAGAACCTAATGAACGAGCACCTAAAAAAAGCTAAAGAAGAAATTACCGTAGCCTATAAAGAAGGGTTAGACCAATTAAAAGCTTGTGTTAGCAAAAATAAAGCCGATATAGAGCAAAAAACAGACGAAATTTTACAAAAACTTGATGCGTTTAACCAAAAACAACTGGCCGAGCTTAAAGATGTAAGCGGCGAAGAGCTAACCAAACTTAAACATTTTAGCGCCGAAAAAACCGGACAGCTTAAAAAAGCCGGCCACGATTTATTACAAAAATTGGCGGATAAAACGCAATAGTTTTATATTAAAAAACAACTCCACCGGTAAGGGGAGTTTATTTGTTCTTTTTCAGTTTATTTGCTCTTAGTGGTAAAACGTTTAGCAAATAGTTCGCTATGGTCGCCCATGTATTTTAACTCGTCTAAATATTGCTCAAGAAGCTGGCTTTCGCCAGCTTCTAACTTCAGACTACCTGCTAAATTACAACTTTTAAGGCTAAGCAAAGCTTTTCCCAGCAATTTTTTAGCCATTAAAAAGCCGTTATCCTGTTTATTAATTAATTTACAATAGTTATATAACATTGTGCGCGACATTAAAAAGCTGGCAGGGTTTAAAAATTTATCACTATTGGTAAGTAAATCGCTTAAAATTTTGTTGGTTAAATAACTTTCGTTTAAAGTGTTGTTAAGCAGTAACAAATGAGGTAAGTTAGCTTCTAATTGCTGTAAATTATGGCAGCTTAAAAAATCGGTTATAGCTAACTGGCTGTTAAGGTTACTCAATGGGCCGGCAGCGGCCGGCAAACCGGTTAAGGCCTTAATTAAAAGCCCTTCGCCTAGCCCGCCGCTTAAAGGGGCTTCGCAGCCCATTACATAACCGCCAAAGCTGGTATAACTAATTAACAAAATAACTAAGGCATTAAAAATGCTGTTAT contains the following coding sequences:
- a CDS encoding DUF5312 domain-containing protein; the encoded protein is MDENSFDNLVKDISVEERKDLSEKIGESLSLSEPVIPKAFYCDKAIVSNTSQAAEINRFLRQEYAKFRFFKRLAIGFQVTFLKKDKQLMIMQAVLDNLRRHIEEGGYFVDFDSNNFTAKFAKELYQLSNLCRPLRAAFIKIWRDNATLNLVLSNFLQSSKEESLNRFTVYTFATNEQLLEAYSKSNDINDVRKVILRGIKNYTDSIPESHFKTIRKNILPFYYVQRLITFNYNDIFALFGTKVSGINENEHPHFNPAPISMAFNNVIKFNYYLVMATNLQFTKEIASTLFRAYFVSEGYPEDELHTLIEEKIKQLDTLSKGIAKFNGRVYLNDIIAYYQSNPLYKTVIEPVRLDLKQFYNNSLKLMVFDNFNDIIQELRLAFIDQEVVTIFKNKPLTTLNYYVSLNDENWPKDKYPQFKHGKSLMLMYNFLKDWYKSNLLIVTNLISATVLAKAPALQGKINEFKIKFSAVEDKIKRFDNSLAPETEAGQSLTTFKRDINEGTASPKLFRAFINQRDTEAYELFLEALAIFDEFSRFTVAKVTKSPTESVRMALTGFYAGLSREFPLGEVINNNLTTINNFTQMCKELIAYESIDEKAS